A single window of Punica granatum isolate Tunisia-2019 unplaced genomic scaffold, ASM765513v2 Contig00637, whole genome shotgun sequence DNA harbors:
- the LOC116191959 gene encoding chaperone protein dnaJ 8, chloroplastic-like, which translates to MASACGVIGKNGSSWVQLRERSMRKKKKSGSGERNSSRVKVSCSLYSPSVMDPYKTLRIQPGASESEVRKAFRQLALQYHPDVCRGSNCGTQFHLINEAYDIVMSNLRGEPDDTSSPRMSGSYYDRGIDEPCWGMNDPDWDVWEEWMGWEGAGIRDYSSHINPYI; encoded by the exons ATGGCGAGTGCTTGTGGGGTGATTGGGAAGAACGGGTCTTCGTGGGTTCAGCTCAGGGAGAGgagcatgaggaagaagaagaagtccgGTAGCGGTGAGAGGAACAGCAGCAGGGTCAAGGTCTCCTGTTCTCTATACTCTCCGTCGGTCATGGATCCTTACAAGACGCTGAGGATCCAGCCCGGCGCTTCCGAGTCTGAGGTCAGGAAGGCCTTCAGGCAACTCGCCCTCCAG TACCATCCAGATGTGTGCAGAGGAAGCAATTGTGGGACTCAATTTCATCTGATCAATGAAGCATACGAT ATTGTGATGAGTAACTTGAGGGGAGAACCAGATGACACATCTTCTCCACGGATGAGCGGATCATATTATGATCGAGGGATCGATGAGCCATGCTGGGGAATGAACGATCCCGATTGGGACGTGTGGGAGGAGTGGATGGGCTGGGAAGGAGCGGGGATCCGCGACTACTCGTCTCACATTAATCCTTACATATGA